A single window of Granulicella mallensis MP5ACTX8 DNA harbors:
- a CDS encoding RidA family protein, with amino-acid sequence MMSGPSRRGLLKNAAKVAAVAAGGVIAMAPAEAQTTGKLEKKSYPANKNVDPAAAPPLFSGAVSYGNLLFLAGVGAHFTGTIEEHTKHVLDELEKNLIGAGSSMEKVLKVNVYLNDINDWAKMNTVYAGRWGKVPPVRTTVAPAGGIPGGSLVEIDLIAYI; translated from the coding sequence ATGATGTCAGGTCCATCACGTAGAGGTCTACTGAAGAACGCCGCTAAGGTAGCCGCCGTTGCCGCTGGAGGAGTCATCGCAATGGCCCCGGCTGAAGCGCAAACCACCGGCAAGCTTGAGAAGAAGTCCTATCCGGCAAACAAGAATGTCGATCCGGCTGCCGCTCCGCCACTATTTTCAGGGGCCGTTTCGTATGGCAACCTGTTATTTCTGGCCGGTGTAGGTGCACATTTCACCGGGACAATCGAGGAGCATACAAAGCATGTTCTCGATGAACTGGAGAAGAACCTGATCGGTGCGGGTTCTTCTATGGAAAAGGTGCTGAAGGTTAATGTCTACCTCAATGACATCAACGACTGGGCCAAGATGAACACCGTTTACGCAGGACGCTGGGGGAAGGTGCCGCCCGTGCGTACGACTGTCGCGCCCGCCGGAGGCATCCCGGGAGGATCTCTCGTTGAGATCGACCTGATCGCTTATATCTAG
- a CDS encoding TonB-dependent receptor, translating into MKKAFCCCLVLLLSPLFLWSQVANNTSLVGTVLDPSGSAVAGTKVVAVEENTKVRSEAVTNNEGYYAITFIQPGVYDITVEQPGFMKVNTVGVLVQVDLAVRTNFNLMVGAASDTVTVTASTPPLATDDASLGETFETKQVEDLPVQGHNALEVAALASNVTVGSKTNYSGNPPGVDFIGAGQRETQNEITLDGVSVMNNLGNVTPARPGTDMISEVQMQSGNYSAQYGAYLGVHVNLLSKAGTNDFHGVVYDYVKNTVLDARNFTDTKATSTSAATPKAPLNYNQWGFTLGGPVLVPKLYNGRNKTFFFGAYEKLNQKAQSTGTATVLTSDMEKGDFSALGTLKGVSCIDPATGLPGGICLTDPQTGKPYANNMIPASELATGAAAIAKKYEAYVPLPNIGGINNNLASVNYSNNLFIAQTLERVDENIGEKVKLFFRFHWQDLTYANGNEVPVSGGYGPANSRNYAIGYTHIITPNLVNDFHVGLNQFTTDSLNYWYVNGLKTAGTDLGIPGFNYDTTQNMPGIPNVTVSSATGMNIGNNGTNWFQDDRNLDGYDQISYSHGRHNIIAGLEIRKLETGRIAANEALGLFTFDGTVTGDARADFVLGLPAKDQTPVTSPKGSVAEYRDGFFVLDNWQANSQLTLNYGLRYDLPTVPYSLNGFSRTMNADQTALLPASNATTAATWVPVPGLKLGSPTHDNWGPRVGFAFRALPKTVLRGGVGAYYNANQLNSFTLLTSNNYPFGANFQYFAASGTAANPFSFTNPTPGQAKNPVTGTCSPTCTYGSAVTYDPANKTQRSYQWNLSLGQELWKGAAAEAQYIGSHSLDLDTSWYDNLPNQLNSSNTFSQPTKVNLNSPQGSCGQANCLVRPNQLFGSIRDLRNFAWAHYDGLSLILRQRSYHGLSGQASYTWSHALDISSDSNGGGTVTQPFNVAADYGNSNWDIRHRFVGVLTYELPSLRGSNLLLREGVGGWQVNTIINLQTGMPYTVSMGYNTAGFDQGTTRPSWAHAPSSNCSLKTAYKYLAATNKPCFDVSAYVLPVAPQTLTGTGAVASYNYAFGNVARNSLYGPGFSYANLSIFKNFPIWNRAKFQFRAEAANIFNHPSGSNPNSTLNAASQSGTAVSAGTAGTITTVQTIPGELTGARVIQLAGKIIF; encoded by the coding sequence ATGAAGAAGGCATTTTGTTGCTGTCTCGTATTGCTGTTGAGCCCCTTGTTCCTTTGGAGCCAGGTTGCAAATAATACTTCCCTCGTTGGAACTGTGCTGGACCCCAGCGGAAGCGCCGTAGCCGGAACGAAGGTGGTTGCGGTCGAAGAAAACACCAAGGTCAGGTCGGAAGCCGTCACCAACAATGAAGGTTATTACGCAATTACCTTCATTCAACCTGGCGTCTATGACATCACGGTTGAGCAGCCTGGATTCATGAAGGTGAATACGGTTGGCGTTCTTGTACAGGTTGATTTAGCGGTTCGTACCAACTTTAACCTGATGGTGGGTGCTGCCAGCGATACGGTAACGGTCACGGCAAGTACGCCTCCCCTGGCAACAGATGACGCGAGCCTCGGTGAAACATTTGAGACCAAGCAGGTCGAAGATCTTCCAGTCCAGGGCCACAATGCTCTGGAAGTCGCTGCATTGGCGTCTAACGTAACCGTCGGGTCAAAGACAAACTACTCCGGAAACCCTCCAGGAGTTGATTTCATTGGAGCAGGCCAGCGCGAGACGCAGAATGAGATAACGCTTGACGGTGTCTCGGTCATGAATAACCTGGGCAACGTAACGCCCGCTCGCCCTGGAACGGACATGATCTCAGAAGTACAGATGCAAAGCGGTAACTACTCGGCGCAGTACGGCGCGTATCTCGGCGTGCATGTGAACCTGTTGAGCAAGGCCGGGACGAATGACTTCCACGGCGTGGTCTATGACTATGTAAAGAACACGGTACTGGACGCAAGGAACTTCACCGACACTAAAGCGACATCGACGTCGGCTGCGACCCCCAAAGCTCCGCTGAACTATAACCAATGGGGCTTTACATTGGGCGGTCCTGTTCTTGTTCCAAAATTGTACAACGGCAGAAATAAGACCTTCTTCTTCGGTGCCTATGAGAAGCTGAATCAAAAAGCGCAGTCTACGGGCACGGCGACTGTGCTGACAAGTGATATGGAGAAAGGCGATTTTTCCGCTCTCGGGACGTTGAAGGGAGTAAGTTGCATAGACCCAGCAACAGGCCTCCCGGGTGGCATATGCCTCACGGATCCACAGACTGGTAAGCCTTACGCTAACAACATGATTCCCGCCAGCGAGTTGGCTACCGGTGCTGCGGCCATAGCAAAGAAGTATGAAGCCTATGTGCCGCTTCCTAATATAGGTGGTATAAATAACAATCTTGCGAGCGTCAATTACAGCAACAACCTTTTCATTGCACAAACACTCGAACGTGTGGATGAAAATATTGGCGAGAAAGTAAAACTGTTCTTCCGCTTTCATTGGCAGGATCTTACCTATGCCAACGGCAATGAGGTGCCAGTGTCCGGAGGCTATGGACCGGCTAATAGTCGCAACTACGCTATTGGTTATACACATATCATCACACCCAATCTCGTCAACGATTTTCATGTCGGATTAAATCAGTTCACGACGGATTCGTTGAACTACTGGTATGTGAACGGGCTGAAGACAGCCGGCACCGATCTGGGTATTCCGGGTTTCAATTATGATACCACCCAAAATATGCCCGGTATTCCTAATGTTACGGTAAGCTCCGCCACCGGAATGAACATTGGCAACAACGGCACAAACTGGTTCCAGGATGACCGTAATCTTGATGGCTATGATCAGATTAGCTACTCGCATGGAAGGCACAATATCATTGCGGGGCTCGAGATCCGGAAGCTGGAAACCGGACGTATTGCCGCGAATGAAGCGCTTGGCCTCTTCACCTTCGATGGTACGGTGACCGGCGATGCCCGTGCTGATTTCGTTCTCGGCCTTCCCGCAAAAGATCAGACTCCGGTTACGAGCCCCAAGGGATCAGTAGCAGAGTATAGGGACGGTTTTTTCGTCTTAGATAATTGGCAAGCCAACTCGCAATTAACGCTGAATTATGGGCTGCGCTATGATCTGCCGACGGTGCCCTACAGTCTCAATGGCTTCTCGCGCACTATGAATGCCGATCAGACAGCATTACTTCCGGCTTCGAATGCCACTACCGCCGCTACTTGGGTGCCGGTTCCAGGATTGAAGCTCGGCAGCCCAACGCACGACAATTGGGGACCACGAGTCGGTTTTGCCTTTCGCGCCCTGCCCAAGACGGTTCTGCGTGGCGGTGTAGGCGCCTACTATAACGCCAACCAACTTAATAGCTTTACCTTGTTGACAAGCAATAACTATCCCTTCGGCGCTAACTTTCAATACTTCGCTGCGTCAGGAACGGCTGCCAATCCGTTTTCTTTTACTAACCCCACTCCAGGGCAGGCGAAGAACCCTGTGACGGGTACTTGCAGCCCTACCTGCACCTATGGCAGCGCGGTCACCTACGATCCGGCTAACAAGACGCAGCGAAGCTATCAGTGGAATCTTTCGCTTGGACAGGAACTATGGAAGGGTGCCGCGGCCGAGGCACAATATATCGGTTCTCATTCGTTGGACCTGGACACGAGCTGGTATGACAACCTCCCGAACCAGTTGAATTCCAGCAACACATTCTCTCAACCAACGAAGGTCAATCTTAATTCGCCCCAGGGTTCCTGCGGACAGGCAAATTGCCTGGTGCGTCCTAACCAGCTGTTTGGTTCCATTCGAGATCTGAGGAACTTTGCCTGGGCGCACTATGACGGCCTTAGCCTTATTCTTCGCCAGAGGTCCTATCACGGTCTTTCAGGGCAAGCGAGCTACACCTGGTCGCACGCTCTCGATATCTCCTCTGATTCTAACGGCGGTGGTACCGTTACGCAGCCGTTCAACGTTGCCGCAGACTACGGCAACTCCAACTGGGATATCAGGCATCGGTTCGTCGGTGTGTTGACCTACGAGCTTCCTTCTCTTCGTGGCTCGAACCTTCTGCTTCGCGAAGGCGTTGGAGGATGGCAGGTGAATACGATCATCAACCTGCAGACAGGTATGCCCTACACCGTGTCTATGGGCTACAACACCGCAGGCTTCGATCAGGGTACAACTCGTCCGAGTTGGGCTCACGCTCCGAGCTCCAATTGCAGTCTCAAGACCGCCTATAAGTATCTTGCCGCAACCAACAAGCCTTGCTTCGATGTGTCCGCTTACGTTTTGCCCGTGGCTCCCCAGACCTTGACGGGAACGGGAGCTGTGGCGAGCTACAACTATGCTTTTGGCAACGTAGCTCGTAACTCGCTGTATGGGCCGGGCTTCTCCTATGCGAACTTGTCCATCTTCAAGAACTTTCCTATCTGGAATCGCGCCAAGTTCCAGTTCCGTGCCGAGGCCGCGAACATCTTCAACCATCCCAGCGGATCAAATCCTAACTCGACCTTGAATGCAGCTTCGCAAAGCGGTACTGCCGTTAGCGCGGGCACTGCGGGAACCATCACGACCGTGCAGACGATTCCTGGCGAGCTTACCGGTGCCCGGGTTATTCAGCTGGCTGGAAAGATCATCTTCTAG